The window TGAGGAAGTTATGGCATTGGGGGATTTGAAGGAGAAATTCAAAGCATTCGGATGGGATGTTTTTGAGATAGATGGACATAACTTTGAGGAAATAATAAATACAGTTGAAGAAGCAAAGAAGATGAAAAATGGAAAACCAAAGATGATTATTGCAAATACCATAAAAGGTAAAGGTGTCTCATTCATGGAAAATAACGTAGGTTTCCACGGTAAGGCTCCAAATGAAGAACAGTTGGAGATTGCATTGAAGGAGTTAGAGTAAAATTTAAATTTCAATTTTTTTATTTTTTTGGTGATATGATGGTGATGATAGGAGCATCAATCCTTTCAGCAGATTTTGGGCATTTGGCAGAAGAGGTTAAAAAGGCAGAAGAGGCAGGAGTTGATTTTATACATGTTGATATAATGGATGGGCATTTTGTTCCAAATTTGAGTATTGGTATTGGAACTGCGAGATATGTAAGGAGTATAACAAAACTCCCTGTTGATGTGCATTTGATGGTAGAAAATCCTGAAATGTTTATTAACAAATTTGAAGGCATTGAGATGATAACATTCCACATAGAAACCTGTAAGTTTCCATTTAGGTTAATAAATATGATAAAAGAACATGGATCAAAACCAATAGTCGCCCTAAATCCATCAACTCCACTTGATACAATTGAATACATCT of the Methanotorris formicicus Mc-S-70 genome contains:
- the rpe gene encoding ribulose-phosphate 3-epimerase, with protein sequence MVMIGASILSADFGHLAEEVKKAEEAGVDFIHVDIMDGHFVPNLSIGIGTARYVRSITKLPVDVHLMVENPEMFINKFEGIEMITFHIETCKFPFRLINMIKEHGSKPIVALNPSTPLDTIEYILGEVYAVLIMTVEPGFSGQKFIKPMIKKIDNLKHKISKEDYDTKIFVDGGINTETASLAVNAGADTLIAASAIYGKEDVKKAVEDLRKSAIISRIG